In Ochrobactrum vermis, the following proteins share a genomic window:
- a CDS encoding alpha/beta fold hydrolase, with protein MTSFSLQVTRFGLGVLGRIDADKAGRAAFKIFCRTPSRRPKTKAYAARLHRASKDLNQAKRLDLIIDRGLVATYLFEPDTYVGRTSLVVHGWGSRTADMMTIIHELVARGERVVSIDLPGHGASAGRTLNMIQAIAAVDVAWRQYGPFDAMIGHSFGGAVIVNAAAGSLGCYRSHRPAKLVTIASPHSMAGVFDGFGKVLGLGRDVRNAMKEQVRYIAARPITDFDTDVHLRRMTIPTLVVHAHDDKEVPAICAEMAGKAGAHVRVHWADGLGHRRIIASADVGSLVADYLDDSPRLRLVA; from the coding sequence ATGACATCGTTTTCTTTGCAGGTTACGCGATTCGGCCTGGGTGTGCTTGGGCGCATTGATGCCGATAAGGCAGGCCGCGCCGCGTTCAAGATTTTCTGCCGAACGCCAAGCCGCAGGCCGAAGACCAAGGCTTATGCGGCACGGCTTCATCGGGCGAGCAAAGATCTGAATCAAGCAAAGCGGCTTGATCTGATTATCGATCGCGGGCTTGTTGCAACTTATCTGTTCGAGCCTGACACTTATGTGGGAAGAACATCGCTTGTCGTCCACGGCTGGGGATCACGCACGGCAGATATGATGACAATCATTCACGAACTTGTCGCGCGTGGTGAACGGGTTGTTTCCATCGATTTGCCGGGACATGGCGCATCTGCCGGCCGCACTCTCAACATGATACAGGCAATCGCTGCCGTCGATGTGGCGTGGCGGCAGTATGGTCCGTTCGATGCAATGATCGGCCATTCCTTCGGCGGCGCGGTCATCGTCAACGCGGCCGCTGGCTCTCTTGGCTGTTATCGGTCGCACCGGCCGGCAAAACTGGTGACGATTGCTTCGCCTCACTCCATGGCGGGCGTTTTTGACGGCTTCGGAAAAGTGCTTGGGCTCGGTCGTGACGTGCGCAATGCAATGAAGGAACAGGTGCGTTACATCGCGGCTCGCCCGATCACTGACTTCGACACGGACGTGCATTTGCGCCGTATGACGATCCCGACGCTTGTGGTTCATGCTCATGACGATAAGGAAGTTCCCGCAATATGTGCGGAAATGGCTGGCAAGGCAGGCGCTCACGTCAGGGTTCATTGGGCTGACGGCCTCGGACATCGCCGCATTATCGCAAGTGCCGACGTCGGATCGCTGGTGGCGGATTATCTTGATGACAGCCCGAGATTAAGACTGGTTGCCTGA
- a CDS encoding MarR family winged helix-turn-helix transcriptional regulator translates to MNKMQDKTSKLPWDNPRFKNWIAVARAGKAVERALAQGLSAFDLKIADLDVLMNIYRHPGESQHDLARRILVGRSNITMLLPKLEKRGLLVREGDPADKRVMRLTLTTKGEKLLGHALTVYTELIDRVMAQSTTAQCNSMGDVMRRISEMLENE, encoded by the coding sequence ATGAACAAAATGCAAGACAAGACTTCAAAGCTGCCGTGGGACAACCCGCGTTTCAAGAACTGGATCGCTGTCGCGCGGGCCGGCAAGGCAGTGGAACGCGCCCTCGCCCAGGGGTTATCGGCTTTCGATCTCAAGATCGCCGATCTCGATGTGCTGATGAATATTTATCGCCATCCGGGCGAATCCCAGCACGATCTTGCGCGCCGCATTCTCGTCGGACGTTCGAACATCACCATGCTGCTGCCGAAGCTCGAAAAGCGCGGTTTGCTGGTGCGTGAGGGCGATCCGGCAGACAAGCGCGTAATGCGATTGACGCTAACCACCAAGGGCGAGAAGCTTCTGGGGCATGCGCTGACGGTCTATACAGAACTGATTGATCGCGTCATGGCGCAATCGACAACCGCGCAATGCAATTCGATGGGCGATGTGATGCGGCGCATATCTGAAATGCTGGAAAACGAATAG
- a CDS encoding 3-oxoacyl-ACP reductase family protein, protein MPSESLNGKVAFVTGGSRGIGAAIAHRLAKDGAAVVVTYVNGKEKADAVVSEIVANGGKAVALKADNRDADQIAAAIEKTVKDFGRLDILVNSAGIWHAAPLEEVTLADFDDVMAVNFRAVFAAVSAAAPHLGAGGRVITIGSNLAESVPWPGISLYAASKAALIGLTKGLARDLGPKGVTVNVVQPGSTDTDMNPAAGEHAEQQRELIATGSFGSPDDIASLVAWLASAEGRFVSGASLTIDGGTNA, encoded by the coding sequence ATGCCATCTGAATCTCTGAACGGAAAGGTTGCCTTTGTTACCGGCGGAAGTCGCGGCATTGGCGCAGCAATTGCGCACCGGCTCGCAAAAGATGGCGCAGCAGTTGTCGTCACCTATGTCAACGGTAAGGAAAAAGCCGACGCCGTGGTTTCCGAAATCGTGGCAAATGGCGGCAAGGCGGTGGCACTGAAGGCCGACAACCGGGATGCCGATCAGATCGCCGCTGCGATCGAGAAAACGGTCAAGGATTTCGGTCGTCTGGATATATTGGTCAACAGCGCTGGCATCTGGCATGCGGCCCCGCTGGAAGAGGTCACACTTGCCGATTTCGATGACGTGATGGCCGTGAATTTTCGCGCTGTCTTTGCTGCTGTTTCCGCAGCAGCTCCGCATCTCGGCGCGGGCGGGCGTGTTATCACCATCGGCTCTAATCTGGCAGAAAGCGTGCCGTGGCCAGGCATCAGCCTTTATGCGGCGAGCAAGGCGGCTCTGATCGGCTTGACGAAAGGTCTGGCGCGCGATCTCGGCCCGAAAGGCGTGACGGTCAACGTCGTTCAGCCAGGGTCTACCGATACGGATATGAATCCGGCGGCAGGAGAGCATGCTGAACAGCAACGTGAACTTATCGCAACCGGCAGCTTCGGTTCGCCTGACGATATTGCAAGTCTGGTGGCTTGGCTTGCCAGCGCGGAAGGGCGCTTCGTATCGGGAGCTTCGCTCACCATCGACGGCGGTACAAATGCCTGA
- a CDS encoding fumarate hydratase: MAEASAADLFPLGEDDTPYRKLTSDHVSVDSFKGQEVLTVDPEGLRLLSETAFADINHLLRPGHLQQLAHILEDPEATDNDRFVAYDLLKNANIAAGGVLPMCQDTGTAIIMGKKGRRVWTEGGDADALGAGVLDAYNKKNLRYSQLAPLSMFEEKNTKNNLPAQIDIYEEGEDAYKFLFVAKGGGSANKTFLYQGTPSLLTHDRMIDFLKDKILSLGTAACPPYHLAIVIGGTSAEMNLKTVKLASTRYLDSLPTQGSETGHAFRNLEMEAEIHKLTQSLGVGAQFGGKYFCHDVRVIRLPRHGASLPIGIGVSCSADRQAKGKITKDGIFLEKLETNPAKYMPDIDEEKLSSYVVKIDLNQPMQDILKELSKHPVKTRLSLSGPIIVARDLAHAKIRERLENGEAMPDYFKNHPIYYAGPAKTPAGYASGSFGPTTAGRMDSYVDQFQSFGGSMVMLAKGNRSRQVREACGQHGGFYLGSIGGPAARLAQDCIKKVEVVEYPELGMEAIWRIEVEDFPAFIVIDGKGNDFFKELNLG; encoded by the coding sequence ATGGCAGAAGCAAGCGCCGCCGATCTTTTTCCTCTTGGTGAAGACGACACCCCATACCGCAAGCTGACTTCCGATCATGTCTCTGTCGATAGTTTCAAGGGGCAGGAAGTACTGACCGTCGACCCGGAAGGACTTCGCCTGCTTTCGGAAACGGCTTTTGCCGACATCAATCATCTGCTGCGCCCCGGCCACCTGCAGCAGCTTGCCCATATTCTCGAAGATCCGGAAGCGACTGACAATGACCGTTTCGTTGCTTACGATCTTCTGAAGAACGCCAATATCGCTGCTGGCGGCGTGCTGCCCATGTGTCAGGATACCGGCACGGCCATCATCATGGGCAAGAAGGGTCGTCGCGTCTGGACCGAAGGCGGCGATGCCGATGCTTTGGGTGCTGGTGTTCTCGACGCCTACAACAAGAAGAACCTGCGTTATTCGCAGCTTGCGCCTCTTTCGATGTTCGAGGAAAAGAACACCAAGAACAATCTGCCCGCCCAGATCGATATCTACGAAGAAGGCGAAGACGCCTACAAATTCCTTTTCGTTGCCAAGGGCGGCGGTTCGGCGAACAAGACGTTTCTTTATCAGGGAACACCGTCGCTCCTGACGCACGACCGCATGATCGACTTCCTCAAGGACAAGATCCTGAGCCTCGGCACAGCCGCCTGCCCGCCATATCATCTGGCAATCGTCATCGGCGGCACTTCGGCTGAAATGAACCTGAAGACGGTCAAGCTCGCCTCGACGCGTTATCTGGACAGCCTGCCGACCCAGGGCTCCGAAACCGGTCACGCTTTCCGCAATCTCGAAATGGAAGCTGAAATTCACAAGCTGACGCAATCTCTGGGTGTCGGCGCGCAGTTCGGTGGCAAATATTTCTGCCATGACGTTCGCGTCATTCGCCTGCCCCGCCACGGCGCTTCGCTGCCTATCGGCATTGGCGTTTCCTGCTCTGCGGATCGTCAGGCCAAGGGCAAGATCACCAAAGACGGTATCTTTCTTGAAAAGCTGGAAACCAATCCGGCCAAATACATGCCGGATATCGACGAGGAAAAGCTGTCGTCGTATGTGGTCAAGATCGACCTCAACCAGCCGATGCAGGACATTCTCAAGGAATTGTCGAAGCATCCGGTCAAGACGCGCCTGTCGCTGAGCGGACCGATCATCGTGGCGCGCGATCTGGCACATGCCAAGATTCGCGAACGGCTTGAAAACGGCGAAGCCATGCCGGATTATTTCAAGAATCACCCGATCTATTATGCCGGACCGGCCAAGACGCCAGCAGGTTATGCCTCCGGCTCCTTCGGACCGACCACGGCGGGCCGCATGGATTCCTATGTGGACCAGTTCCAGTCCTTCGGTGGTTCGATGGTCATGCTCGCCAAGGGCAACCGTTCGCGTCAGGTGCGCGAGGCCTGCGGCCAGCACGGCGGGTTTTATCTGGGTTCCATCGGCGGACCGGCTGCACGTCTGGCGCAGGATTGCATCAAGAAGGTCGAGGTCGTCGAATATCCGGAACTCGGCATGGAAGCGATCTGGCGTATCGAAGTGGAAGATTTCCCGGCCTTCATCGTCATCGACGGCAAGGGCAACGATTTCTTCAAGGAGCTCAATCTGGGCTAA
- the mobB gene encoding molybdopterin-guanine dinucleotide biosynthesis protein B yields MNQKLFGITGWKNSGKTTMTERLITCLTARGYRIATIKHAHHNFDIDHEGTDSWRHRKAGAAEVAIVSSQRYAIMHEGLGEDEPSLWEIAAKLAPCDLVLVEGYKRETHKKIELRREGGHEGPALSVDDPTIVAIASDQPQPDEKVPVFGINDIDKIADFIERQMAI; encoded by the coding sequence ATGAACCAGAAGCTTTTCGGCATTACCGGATGGAAAAACTCCGGCAAGACGACAATGACCGAACGTCTGATCACATGCCTCACAGCACGCGGATACCGTATCGCCACGATCAAGCATGCTCATCATAACTTCGATATCGATCATGAAGGCACCGATTCCTGGCGTCATCGAAAAGCGGGCGCAGCGGAAGTCGCTATCGTCTCATCACAACGCTATGCGATCATGCATGAAGGCTTGGGCGAAGATGAGCCTTCCCTTTGGGAAATAGCGGCCAAACTGGCGCCTTGTGATCTGGTTCTGGTCGAAGGATACAAACGCGAGACGCACAAGAAAATCGAGTTGCGTCGCGAAGGAGGGCATGAAGGACCGGCTCTCTCTGTCGATGACCCCACTATCGTCGCCATAGCCAGCGATCAGCCGCAGCCCGACGAAAAAGTGCCTGTGTTCGGCATCAATGATATTGATAAGATAGCTGATTTCATCGAACGCCAGATGGCTATCTAG
- a CDS encoding TetR/AcrR family transcriptional regulator — translation MAEKGRPRSFDRENALRAAMFIFWEKGFDGSSLADLTTAMGVNAPSLYAAFASKEGLYLEALTLYAGEVGVEIWSTLDETPNTRTAFEKFLFATIDAYCQESVPRGCMIALDALHRTHSSENVCAVLRNRRQSNIEILKKRLERGVRDGDIPASVNCEAVATFYATVQNGMSILARDGGTREDLTATALGAMAGWEKLVSPQGKSGNQS, via the coding sequence GTGGCAGAAAAAGGACGTCCCCGCAGCTTTGACCGCGAAAATGCCCTCCGCGCTGCAATGTTCATATTCTGGGAAAAAGGGTTCGATGGATCGTCGTTAGCCGATCTGACGACCGCCATGGGCGTTAATGCTCCCAGTCTCTATGCAGCATTCGCAAGCAAAGAAGGGCTCTATCTGGAGGCCCTCACGCTTTATGCGGGTGAAGTCGGCGTTGAAATCTGGTCGACACTGGATGAAACGCCGAATACCCGCACAGCTTTCGAAAAGTTCCTGTTTGCGACGATAGACGCCTACTGCCAGGAATCCGTGCCGCGCGGCTGCATGATCGCGCTGGATGCACTGCATCGAACGCATTCAAGCGAAAACGTCTGCGCGGTGCTGCGCAATCGCCGCCAGTCCAATATCGAAATCCTGAAAAAGCGGCTCGAACGCGGTGTTCGAGACGGCGACATTCCCGCATCCGTTAATTGTGAGGCGGTCGCCACCTTTTACGCGACGGTTCAGAACGGCATGTCCATTCTCGCGCGCGACGGCGGAACGCGAGAAGACCTTACCGCAACGGCGCTAGGGGCGATGGCAGGCTGGGAGAAACTGGTTTCCCCGCAAGGGAAATCAGGCAACCAGTCTTAA
- the moaA gene encoding GTP 3',8-cyclase MoaA: protein MIDPFGRAITYLRVSVTDRCDFRCTYCMAEHMTFLPKKDLLTLEELDRLCTAFIDKGVRKLRLTGGEPLVRKNIMHLIRQLSRHLKSGALDELTLTTNGSQLSRFADELAECGVRRINVSLDTLDPEKFHQITRWGDLPRVLEGIEAAQRAGIHVKINAVALKDFNDREIPELIRWAHGRGMDMTLIETMPMGEIEFDRTDQYLPLSQVREDLSQQFTLSDIPYRTGGPARYVTIAETGGRLGFITPMTHNFCESCNRVRLTCTGMLYMCLGQNDDADLRKALRESESDLLLSQAIDEAIARKPKGHDFIIDRDHNRPAVARHMSLTGG from the coding sequence ATGATCGATCCTTTCGGGCGCGCCATTACCTATCTTCGCGTTTCAGTGACGGACCGCTGCGATTTTCGCTGCACCTATTGCATGGCGGAACATATGACGTTCCTGCCTAAGAAGGATTTGCTGACGCTTGAGGAGCTGGATCGGCTCTGCACCGCCTTTATCGACAAGGGCGTCAGGAAATTACGCCTCACCGGCGGCGAACCACTGGTGCGCAAGAATATCATGCATCTAATCCGGCAGCTGTCACGCCATCTGAAGTCGGGTGCGCTGGATGAGTTGACGTTGACCACGAACGGATCGCAGCTTTCGCGCTTTGCCGACGAACTGGCAGAATGCGGTGTGCGGCGCATCAATGTCTCGCTGGATACGCTCGATCCCGAAAAATTTCACCAGATTACCCGTTGGGGCGATCTCCCTCGCGTTCTCGAGGGCATAGAAGCTGCCCAGCGCGCCGGTATCCACGTCAAGATCAATGCTGTTGCGTTGAAAGATTTCAATGACCGCGAGATTCCCGAGCTGATACGCTGGGCCCATGGTCGCGGCATGGACATGACGCTCATCGAGACAATGCCGATGGGCGAGATCGAATTCGACCGTACCGACCAGTACCTGCCGCTCTCGCAGGTACGCGAGGATCTGTCGCAGCAATTCACGCTTTCCGATATCCCTTACCGCACAGGCGGCCCTGCCCGCTATGTGACGATTGCCGAAACAGGTGGGCGACTCGGTTTCATCACACCGATGACGCATAATTTCTGCGAAAGCTGCAATCGCGTTCGGCTCACCTGCACCGGTATGCTCTATATGTGCCTCGGTCAGAATGACGATGCCGATCTGCGCAAAGCCTTGCGGGAAAGCGAAAGCGACCTGCTGCTCAGCCAGGCTATCGACGAAGCCATTGCGCGCAAGCCCAAAGGCCATGACTTCATTATCGACCGCGATCACAATCGCCCTGCGGTGGCGCGTCATATGAGCCTTACCGGCGGCTGA
- a CDS encoding gamma-butyrobetaine hydroxylase-like domain-containing protein — MSDVWPTELRVSHDRKLLTVAFDDGQKFELTAELLRVLSPSAEVQGHSPEQRVTVGGKRNVEIMKVEPVGNYAVRITFDDMHDTGLFSWTYLHKLGTEKDTLWQTYLDELAQKGLKRDR; from the coding sequence ATGAGTGACGTCTGGCCGACTGAATTGCGTGTTTCGCACGACCGCAAACTGCTGACTGTGGCGTTCGACGACGGCCAGAAATTCGAACTGACCGCAGAATTGCTCCGGGTCTTGTCGCCCTCGGCAGAAGTGCAGGGGCATTCGCCGGAACAACGTGTGACAGTCGGCGGTAAGCGCAATGTCGAAATCATGAAGGTCGAGCCGGTCGGCAATTACGCCGTCCGCATAACTTTCGATGATATGCACGACACTGGCCTGTTCTCGTGGACCTATCTGCATAAGCTCGGCACGGAAAAGGACACACTGTGGCAAACCTATCTCGATGAGCTTGCCCAGAAGGGCCTGAAGCGGGATCGCTGA
- a CDS encoding L,D-transpeptidase family protein encodes MDEKSIAGRGLNIRRAAALALAASVFLPTAQAQAANSLLELFQQRRQQQAQPVQPQVAPPRAPVSPNTVSAPRAAVRSLPPAQRVTVKGPQIYDYKPDTLVNIDFSALDMQVTAATEPTTVDPLTSGMSPIRPQVREETPGERAFDAATDYLKSVNVKAEKEIAEAIVDYYSHQRAFIWSADDKVLERAKNVAAFFARADEDGLNPDEYAVTIPADSFDTAAESERQQKLAEFEIRMSARALRYAIDAGEGRIIADRLSGFHDLPRDRVNPKAVLERLASENDPAAYLHGFQPDNEQYAALKRELANTEPPSAEPIRISLNGIIKPGDTNDQLSKVVALIARHAPASYLAEHKQVLDRHASADVYDPELVAAIKDYQKLSGGAPDGVIGRNTVSALQGEQTSIKRDRILYSMERLRWLPHDFGTRYVMVNQPAYRAEYFEDGKEKLAMNVVIGSSTHQTYFFYNKVQTVVFNPSWGVPRSIILNEMLPKVMRDTSYLDRNGYEVYAGGKKVAASAVNWSAVAAGKAHVGIRQKPSLDNALGELKILFPNAHDIYMHDTPAKSYFSRDMRALSHGCIRLERPRDMAAAVMGTSATDLEKYFGKNERGIKVKDPVPVYISYFTAWPGADGKIHYYGDVYDRDSGLQKAFDKTAGSRLAAL; translated from the coding sequence ATGGATGAGAAGAGCATCGCTGGGCGCGGACTGAATATCCGTCGCGCGGCTGCACTGGCTCTGGCAGCTTCGGTGTTTCTCCCGACGGCACAGGCACAGGCTGCAAACTCATTGTTGGAACTCTTCCAGCAGCGTCGACAGCAGCAGGCGCAGCCTGTCCAGCCACAGGTTGCTCCTCCTAGGGCCCCGGTTTCACCGAACACCGTTTCTGCTCCGCGTGCCGCCGTGCGCAGCCTTCCGCCAGCCCAGCGCGTGACCGTCAAGGGGCCGCAGATTTACGACTACAAGCCAGACACTCTGGTCAATATCGACTTCAGCGCGCTCGACATGCAGGTGACAGCGGCAACCGAGCCAACCACTGTCGATCCGCTGACATCCGGCATGTCACCGATCCGCCCGCAGGTTCGGGAAGAAACACCGGGCGAGCGCGCATTCGATGCCGCAACGGATTATCTGAAATCGGTCAACGTCAAAGCCGAGAAAGAAATCGCCGAGGCGATCGTGGATTATTATTCACATCAGCGCGCGTTTATCTGGTCGGCCGATGACAAGGTACTCGAGCGCGCCAAGAATGTCGCAGCCTTCTTCGCCCGCGCCGATGAAGACGGGCTCAACCCCGACGAATACGCAGTTACGATCCCGGCTGACAGTTTCGACACTGCGGCTGAATCCGAGCGCCAGCAGAAGCTTGCAGAATTTGAAATCCGCATGTCAGCTCGCGCCTTGCGTTATGCCATAGATGCAGGCGAGGGACGCATAATCGCCGACCGCCTCAGCGGTTTCCACGATTTGCCGCGCGATCGCGTTAATCCGAAGGCTGTTCTGGAACGGCTGGCCTCGGAAAACGATCCGGCTGCCTATCTGCATGGTTTCCAGCCGGACAACGAACAATATGCGGCATTGAAACGCGAACTGGCGAACACGGAGCCACCTTCTGCCGAACCGATCCGCATCTCGCTGAATGGCATCATCAAGCCGGGCGATACCAACGATCAGCTCAGCAAGGTCGTCGCTCTGATCGCAAGACACGCACCTGCCAGTTATCTGGCAGAGCACAAGCAAGTGCTGGATAGGCACGCGAGCGCTGATGTCTACGACCCGGAACTCGTTGCGGCAATCAAGGACTACCAGAAGCTTTCCGGTGGGGCACCTGACGGCGTCATCGGTCGCAATACGGTTTCCGCCCTTCAAGGCGAGCAAACTTCCATCAAGCGTGACCGCATCCTTTATTCCATGGAGCGCCTGCGCTGGCTGCCCCATGATTTCGGCACGCGTTACGTCATGGTCAACCAGCCGGCCTACCGTGCGGAATATTTTGAGGACGGAAAAGAAAAGCTGGCCATGAATGTGGTCATCGGTTCCTCGACCCATCAGACCTACTTCTTCTATAATAAGGTCCAGACGGTTGTTTTCAATCCGTCATGGGGGGTGCCGCGTTCGATCATCCTGAACGAAATGCTGCCCAAGGTCATGCGCGATACGAGCTATCTCGACCGCAATGGCTATGAGGTCTATGCGGGCGGCAAGAAAGTTGCGGCCAGTGCCGTCAACTGGAGTGCGGTTGCTGCGGGTAAAGCCCATGTAGGCATTCGCCAGAAACCGAGTCTCGACAACGCTCTCGGCGAGCTCAAAATTCTGTTTCCGAACGCGCATGATATTTACATGCACGATACGCCGGCCAAATCCTATTTCAGTCGCGATATGCGGGCCCTGAGTCACGGCTGCATTCGCCTGGAACGACCACGCGACATGGCAGCGGCTGTTATGGGAACATCGGCGACGGACCTCGAAAAATATTTCGGCAAGAACGAGCGAGGCATCAAGGTCAAGGACCCTGTGCCCGTCTACATTTCCTATTTCACCGCATGGCCGGGGGCAGACGGAAAAATCCACTATTACGGCGATGTCTATGACCGTGATTCCGGATTGCAGAAAGCTTTCGACAAGACCGCAGGTTCGCGTCTCGCCGCACTTTGA
- the mobA gene encoding molybdenum cofactor guanylyltransferase produces MIAAAIIAGGLSSRMQEGGVVGDKFLQPLGKTGTIISHVVRRIKPQVESLVINANGDVSRLTDLGIPVIADLPAKHGGPLVGILTALTHAREASLLLTTAADTPFLPRDIADRLLARRNETRARVILASSLGRVHPIFGLWETGLKGELSVWLANTNRASVFAFAEHIGFETLDFPLAFAGDSPETYDPFFNINRPDDLVAARKLAEAME; encoded by the coding sequence ATGATTGCTGCGGCAATAATCGCTGGCGGACTTTCCAGCCGTATGCAGGAAGGCGGCGTTGTCGGCGATAAATTCCTTCAGCCGCTTGGAAAAACCGGCACGATCATTTCCCATGTCGTCAGGCGGATCAAACCGCAGGTCGAAAGCCTTGTGATCAATGCGAATGGCGATGTTTCCCGGCTGACTGATCTTGGCATACCAGTGATAGCCGATCTTCCAGCGAAGCACGGCGGCCCGTTGGTCGGCATTCTGACCGCGCTGACGCATGCGCGAGAAGCTTCACTGCTGCTGACGACAGCGGCCGATACGCCATTCCTGCCTCGCGACATCGCCGACCGCCTTCTCGCGCGTCGGAACGAAACCAGGGCGCGCGTCATTCTCGCCAGCTCTCTTGGCCGGGTCCATCCAATTTTCGGACTATGGGAAACCGGGCTGAAGGGTGAACTCTCCGTCTGGCTCGCAAACACGAACAGGGCCAGTGTCTTCGCATTCGCGGAACATATCGGGTTCGAGACACTCGATTTTCCACTTGCCTTCGCTGGCGATAGCCCGGAAACATATGATCCATTCTTCAACATCAATCGGCCCGACGATCTGGTCGCCGCCCGAAAACTGGCTGAGGCAATGGAATGA
- a CDS encoding DMT family transporter produces MLLAMGTFTIGDTITKYLLTEMNSGQYMLIRGIFATVLIGFLAWRHGALRNLSFERMTMLRIAGEVVATVTYIYSLGHLSQAFCSAVFQATPLVVTLGAALFLKERVGWRRWSCILVGFIGVLIIIRPGTDGAASFAAIAVLLASVCFAATRDIATRRVPAHVPTLYLSTLTAGAITLTGGALTVPMGGWQPIGTVAIGAIAIAAILLLVGYHFIILAMREGEVSFVSPFRYSSLLWAIGLSTLIFGEAPDMYTIAGSVLVVGSGVYMVYRENVLKKRERNKSTLATIPTGVEPS; encoded by the coding sequence ATGCTTCTCGCCATGGGCACCTTCACCATTGGCGATACGATCACAAAATACCTCCTGACCGAGATGAACAGCGGACAGTATATGCTGATCCGGGGTATATTCGCGACGGTGCTCATCGGTTTTCTGGCCTGGCGACATGGTGCACTGCGCAACCTGTCGTTTGAAAGAATGACGATGCTGCGTATTGCAGGTGAAGTCGTGGCCACCGTCACTTACATTTATTCCCTTGGCCATCTTTCCCAGGCGTTCTGCTCGGCTGTCTTTCAGGCAACGCCGCTTGTCGTGACCCTGGGAGCTGCACTCTTCCTCAAGGAGAGAGTGGGCTGGCGCCGCTGGTCATGCATATTGGTCGGTTTCATCGGAGTCCTTATCATCATCCGGCCCGGAACGGACGGAGCTGCGAGCTTTGCGGCCATCGCCGTGCTTCTTGCCAGTGTGTGTTTTGCCGCCACGCGGGATATCGCCACCCGCCGCGTGCCCGCGCACGTGCCGACCCTTTATTTATCCACACTGACAGCAGGCGCGATAACACTGACTGGTGGCGCACTGACAGTTCCTATGGGCGGATGGCAGCCCATCGGCACTGTTGCAATCGGTGCCATTGCGATTGCCGCCATTCTGCTTCTCGTGGGGTATCACTTCATCATTCTGGCGATGCGCGAAGGTGAAGTATCGTTTGTTTCGCCGTTCCGCTATTCCAGCCTGCTCTGGGCAATAGGCCTCAGCACTTTGATTTTCGGCGAAGCGCCCGACATGTATACGATTGCCGGATCAGTTCTGGTGGTCGGGAGCGGCGTCTACATGGTCTATCGCGAGAACGTATTGAAGAAGCGGGAGCGCAACAAAAGCACGCTTGCAACAATTCCGACCGGCGTGGAGCCGTCATGA